The following is a genomic window from Dehalogenimonas sp. 4OHTPN.
CCTGCTGTTCCTGTACCCCGATGCCGACCCGCTGGTCATCACCGCCGTATCGCTGGCCGTCGTCCTCATCAACGGTCTCGGCGCCGCCTACGCTTACGGCCGGCAGAAACGCGTTGACTATAAAACCGGCCTGCTCTTCGCCGCCGGTACCCTTCCGGGACTGCTGCTCGGCATCTGGACACTGCACCAGGTAAGCCGGCCGTCGTTCAGCCTCATTTTCGGCCTGGTGATGCTGCTTATCTCCGCCGTCCTGATCCTGAAACCGCACCCTGAAAGCCTGCCGTCGGATGCCGGCGGCCGCCGCCGGTACAACCGTCCGCTCGGTTTTTCGTTGAGCGCGGCTGCCGGGTATTTGGCCGGTCTGCTCGGCATCGGCGGGGGCATCATCCATGTCCCGGTGATGACCCACATCCTGCGCTTTCCCGCCCATGTCGCTACCGCCACCTCCA
Proteins encoded in this region:
- a CDS encoding sulfite exporter TauE/SafE family protein, which produces MGESILDGGGLLPFVLAALGLLVGAYGTLIGVGGALVLVPALLFLYPDADPLVITAVSLAVVLINGLGAAYAYGRQKRVDYKTGLLFAAGTLPGLLLGIWTLHQVSRPSFSLIFGLVMLLISAVLILKPHPESLPSDAGGRRRYNRPLGFSLSAAAGYLAGLLGIGGGIIHVPVMTHILRFPAHVATATSSFILVFTALAGSLIHLSAGRYGDDWSIIIWLAAGVIFGSQIGARLSRRLRGSVLIRLLAVALALTGLRLILA